From a region of the Chroicocephalus ridibundus chromosome 8, bChrRid1.1, whole genome shotgun sequence genome:
- the LOC134519261 gene encoding lysosomal alpha-glucosidase-like isoform X3 → MKSYQKLRTAGPQPAACRVEEEGAGPMPAGCGKLAPWWVGSGLLVAAVLLSAITVWVLRQVSGGWPGPALPPKCLLVPESHRFDCYPERQVVVTQELCESRGCCFIETPPPAGAKRGVPWCFYPPDFPSYTLESLNQTALGMVGLLVRREKAYYPRDIERLRLDVEFETDTRLHIKITDAANPRYEVPLEVPRAMKRAENPIYSLDFSRDPFGLLLRRRATGTVLLNTTVAPLIFADQFLQIATLLPSRFLYGLGEHRGPLLHSLDWSTLTLWARDVSPTESFNLYGAHPFYLLMEEGGDAHGVFLLNSNAMEVALQPAPALTWRTIGGVLDFYIFLGPDPNMVIQQYQQVIGFPAMPPLWALGFHLCRWGYGSSNETWQTARAMRNYQIPQDAQWNDIDYMDGYRDFTIDPQKFASLPSLVEDLHKHGQRYVMILDPGISSTNPHGSYWPFDEGLRRGLFLNTTQGQPLIGQVWPGFTAFADFSNPDTQQWWLENLQRFHAHVPFDGLWIDMNEPSNFMDGSEDGCPPGELDSPPYTPAVLGDSLSAKTVCASAKQKASVHYNLHNLYGLMEAKATASALIQIRGKRPLVISRSTFPSQGQYSGHWLGDNRSQWKDMYYSIPGLLSFSLFGIPLVGADICGFSGSTSEELCTRWMQLGAFYPFARNHNTQNEKAQDPTVFSPAARTAMKDVLLTRYSLLPFLYTLFHRAHLQGDTVARPLFFEFPRDVATLGLDRQFLWGRSLLVTPVLEPGVDSVMGYVPRGVWYDFYTGSSVNSSGEMLKMSAPLEHLNLHVREGAILPTQKPETTSEATRRNPLRLIVALSQSGTAWGDLFWDDGESLGTFERGSYSYLVFNVTQNIFTSTVLHASAEATEVTIGTLSIFGVQEPPSKVLLNGQEKPFSYLGNQVLTVSDLGLSLSQGFTLRWL, encoded by the exons ATGAAGTCGTACCAGAAGCTGAGGACGGCGGGGCCGCAGCCGgcggcatgccgggtggaggaggaaggagccggcCCGATGCCCGCCGGCTGTGGGAAGCTGGCCCCGTGGTGGGTGGGCAGCGGGCTGCTGGTGGCCGCCGTGCTGCTGAGCGCCATCACTGTCTGGGTGCTGCGGCAAGTATCGGGGGGCTGGCCCGGACCCGCGCTGCCCCCCAAATGTCTGCTGGTACCCGAAAGCCACCGCTTTGACTGCTACCCGGAGCGACAGGTGGTGGTCACCCAGGAGCTCTGCGAAAGCCGGGGGTGCTGCTTCATCGAGACCCCTCCGCCAGCGGGGGCCAAGCGGGGGGTGCCCTGGTGCTTCTACCCCCCCGACTTCCCCAGCTACACCCTGGAGAGCCTCAACCAGACGGCGCTGGGCATGGTGGGGCTGCTGGTGCGGAGGGAGAAGGCCTATTACCCCCGGGACATCGAGAGGTTGAGGCTGGACGTGGAGTTTGAGACAGACACGCGGCTGCACATCAAG ATAACGGATGCGGCCAACCCGCGGTACGAGGTTCCCCTCGAGGTTCCCCGGGCCATGAAGAGAGCGGAAAACCCCATCTACAGCCTGGACTTCTCCCGGGACCCCTTTGGGCTGCTGCTGCGGCGCAGGGCGACGGGGACGGTGCT GCTCAACACCACCGTGGCCCCCTTGATCTTCGCTGACCAGTTTCTCCAGATCGCCACGTTGCTCCCGTCCAGGTTCCTCTACGGGCTGGGGGAGCACCGTGGCCCCCTCCTACACAGCCTGGACTGGAGCACCCTCACGCTGTGGGCACGCGACGTCTCTCCCACG GAATCATTCAACCTCTACGGCGCTCATCCCTTCTACCTGCTGATGGAGGAGGGCGGAGATGCTCACGGGGTTTTCCTCCTCAACAGCAACGCGATGG AGGTGGCcctgcagccagctccagccctgaccTGGAGGACCATCGGGGGGGTGCTGGATTTTTACATCTTCCTGGGGCCTGACCCCAACATGGTCATCCAGCAGTACCAGCAGGTGATAG GATTCCCGGCCATGCCGCCCCTCTGGGCGCTCGGCTTCCACCTCTGCCGCTGGGGCTACGGATCCAGCAACGAGACCTGGCAGACTGCAAGAGCCATGAGGAACTACCAGATCCCCCAG GATGCACAGTGGAATGACATCGATTACATGGACGGGTACCGGGACTTCACCATCGATCCCCAGAAGTTTGCCTCCCTCCCCTCGCTGGTGGAAGACCTCCACAAACACGGGCAGCGCTACGTTATGATCTTG GATCCCGGCATCAGCAGCACTAACCCTCACGGCTCCTACTGGCCTTTCGATGAAGGCTTGAGACGGGGCTTGTTCCTCAACACCACCCAAGGGCAGCCGCTCATCGGGCAG GTCTGGCCCGGTTTCACTGCCTTCGCAGACTTCTCCAACCCGGACACGCAACAGTGGTGGCTGGAGAACCTGCAGCGCTTCCATGCCCACGTGCCCTTCGATGGCCTCTGGATC GACATGAATGAGCCATCCAACTTCATGGATGGGTCTGAAGACGGCTGCCCCCCGGGAGAGCTCGACAGCCCACCGTACACACCGG ccGTGCTGGGCGATTCCCTCTCTGCGAAGACGGTGTGTGCCTCGGCGAAGCAGAAAGCCTCAGTGCACTACAACCTCCACAACCTCTACGGGCTGATGGAAGCCAAAGCCACGGCGAG TGCCTTGATCCAGATCCGGGGGAAGCGCCCCCTTGTCATCTCCCGCTCCACTTTCCCCAGCCAGGGCCAGTACTCAGGGCACTGGCTGGGCGACAACCGGAGCCAGTGGAAGGACATGTATTACTCCATCCCAG ggcTGCTGAGCTTCAGCCTCTTCGGCATCCCGCTGGTTGGGGCGGACATCTGCGGCTTCTCCGGCAGCACCTCGGAGGAGCTGTGCACCCGCTGGATGCAGCTGGGTGCCTTCTACCCCTTCGCCCGCAACCACAACACCCAGAACGAGAAG GCCCAGGACCCGACAGTATTCAGCCCAGCGGCGAGGACGGCCATGAAGGACGTGCTGCTGACCCGCTactccctcctgcccttcctctaCACCCTCTTCCACCGTGCCCACCTGCAAGGGGACACCGTTGCTCGGCCCTTGTTCTTTGA GTTCCCACGGGATGTGGCCACCTTGGGGCTGGacaggcagttcctgtggggcCGGAGCCTGCTGGTGACACCGGTGCTGGAACCCGGAGTGGACTCGGTCATGGGCTACGTCCCCCGAGGCGTGTGGTACGACTTCTACACG GGCTCCTCAGTGAACAGCAGCGGGGAGATGCTGAAGATGTCAGCTCCCCTGGAGCACCTCAACCTGCATGTCCGGGAGGGCGCGATCCTGCCCACCCAG AAACCGGAGACCACCAGCGAGGCGACCCGAAGGAATCCCCTGCGCCTCATCGTGGCCTTGTCCCAGAGTGGCACTGCCTGGGGGGACCTCTTCTGGGACGATGGCGAGAGCCTGGGCACCTTTGAGCGGGGCAGCTACTCCTACCTGGTGTTCAACGTCACACAG AACATCTTCACCTCCACTGTCCTTCACGCCAGTGCCGAGGCCACCGAAGTCACCATTGGCACCCTGAGCATCTTTGGGGTGCAGGAGCCACCCAGCAAAGTCCTCCTGAACGGCCAGGAGAAGCCCTTCTCCTACCTGGGCAACCAG GTTCTCACCGTGAGCGACCTCGGCCTCAGCCTCAGCCAGGGCTTCACCCTGCGGTGGCTGTGA
- the LOC134519261 gene encoding lysosomal alpha-glucosidase-like isoform X2: MPLSARTMKSYQKLRTAGPQPAACRVEEEGAGPMPAGCGKLAPWWVGSGLLVAAVLLSAITVWVLRQVSGGWPGPALPPKCLLVPESHRFDCYPERQVVVTQELCESRGCCFIETPPPAGAKRGVPWCFYPPDFPSYTLESLNQTALGMVGLLVRREKAYYPRDIERLRLDVEFETDTRLHIKITDAANPRYEVPLEVPRAMKRAENPIYSLDFSRDPFGLLLRRRATGTVLLNTTVAPLIFADQFLQIATLLPSRFLYGLGEHRGPLLHSLDWSTLTLWARDVSPTESFNLYGAHPFYLLMEEGGDAHGVFLLNSNAMEVALQPAPALTWRTIGGVLDFYIFLGPDPNMVIQQYQQVIGFPAMPPLWALGFHLCRWGYGSSNETWQTARAMRNYQIPQDAQWNDIDYMDGYRDFTIDPQKFASLPSLVEDLHKHGQRYVMILDPGISSTNPHGSYWPFDEGLRRGLFLNTTQGQPLIGQVWPGFTAFADFSNPDTQQWWLENLQRFHAHVPFDGLWIDMNEPSNFMDGSEDGCPPGELDSPPYTPAVLGDSLSAKTVCASAKQKASVHYNLHNLYGLMEAKATASALIQIRGKRPLVISRSTFPSQGQYSGHWLGDNRSQWKDMYYSIPGLLSFSLFGIPLVGADICGFSGSTSEELCTRWMQLGAFYPFARNHNTQNEKAQDPTVFSPAARTAMKDVLLTRYSLLPFLYTLFHRAHLQGDTVARPLFFEFPRDVATLGLDRQFLWGRSLLVTPVLEPGVDSVMGYVPRGVWYDFYTGSSVNSSGEMLKMSAPLEHLNLHVREGAILPTQKPETTSEATRRNPLRLIVALSQSGTAWGDLFWDDGESLGTFERGSYSYLVFNVTQNIFTSTVLHASAEATEVTIGTLSIFGVQEPPSKVLLNGQEKPFSYLGNQVLTVSDLGLSLSQGFTLRWL, translated from the exons ATGCCTTTGAG CGCCAGGACGATGAAGTCGTACCAGAAGCTGAGGACGGCGGGGCCGCAGCCGgcggcatgccgggtggaggaggaaggagccggcCCGATGCCCGCCGGCTGTGGGAAGCTGGCCCCGTGGTGGGTGGGCAGCGGGCTGCTGGTGGCCGCCGTGCTGCTGAGCGCCATCACTGTCTGGGTGCTGCGGCAAGTATCGGGGGGCTGGCCCGGACCCGCGCTGCCCCCCAAATGTCTGCTGGTACCCGAAAGCCACCGCTTTGACTGCTACCCGGAGCGACAGGTGGTGGTCACCCAGGAGCTCTGCGAAAGCCGGGGGTGCTGCTTCATCGAGACCCCTCCGCCAGCGGGGGCCAAGCGGGGGGTGCCCTGGTGCTTCTACCCCCCCGACTTCCCCAGCTACACCCTGGAGAGCCTCAACCAGACGGCGCTGGGCATGGTGGGGCTGCTGGTGCGGAGGGAGAAGGCCTATTACCCCCGGGACATCGAGAGGTTGAGGCTGGACGTGGAGTTTGAGACAGACACGCGGCTGCACATCAAG ATAACGGATGCGGCCAACCCGCGGTACGAGGTTCCCCTCGAGGTTCCCCGGGCCATGAAGAGAGCGGAAAACCCCATCTACAGCCTGGACTTCTCCCGGGACCCCTTTGGGCTGCTGCTGCGGCGCAGGGCGACGGGGACGGTGCT GCTCAACACCACCGTGGCCCCCTTGATCTTCGCTGACCAGTTTCTCCAGATCGCCACGTTGCTCCCGTCCAGGTTCCTCTACGGGCTGGGGGAGCACCGTGGCCCCCTCCTACACAGCCTGGACTGGAGCACCCTCACGCTGTGGGCACGCGACGTCTCTCCCACG GAATCATTCAACCTCTACGGCGCTCATCCCTTCTACCTGCTGATGGAGGAGGGCGGAGATGCTCACGGGGTTTTCCTCCTCAACAGCAACGCGATGG AGGTGGCcctgcagccagctccagccctgaccTGGAGGACCATCGGGGGGGTGCTGGATTTTTACATCTTCCTGGGGCCTGACCCCAACATGGTCATCCAGCAGTACCAGCAGGTGATAG GATTCCCGGCCATGCCGCCCCTCTGGGCGCTCGGCTTCCACCTCTGCCGCTGGGGCTACGGATCCAGCAACGAGACCTGGCAGACTGCAAGAGCCATGAGGAACTACCAGATCCCCCAG GATGCACAGTGGAATGACATCGATTACATGGACGGGTACCGGGACTTCACCATCGATCCCCAGAAGTTTGCCTCCCTCCCCTCGCTGGTGGAAGACCTCCACAAACACGGGCAGCGCTACGTTATGATCTTG GATCCCGGCATCAGCAGCACTAACCCTCACGGCTCCTACTGGCCTTTCGATGAAGGCTTGAGACGGGGCTTGTTCCTCAACACCACCCAAGGGCAGCCGCTCATCGGGCAG GTCTGGCCCGGTTTCACTGCCTTCGCAGACTTCTCCAACCCGGACACGCAACAGTGGTGGCTGGAGAACCTGCAGCGCTTCCATGCCCACGTGCCCTTCGATGGCCTCTGGATC GACATGAATGAGCCATCCAACTTCATGGATGGGTCTGAAGACGGCTGCCCCCCGGGAGAGCTCGACAGCCCACCGTACACACCGG ccGTGCTGGGCGATTCCCTCTCTGCGAAGACGGTGTGTGCCTCGGCGAAGCAGAAAGCCTCAGTGCACTACAACCTCCACAACCTCTACGGGCTGATGGAAGCCAAAGCCACGGCGAG TGCCTTGATCCAGATCCGGGGGAAGCGCCCCCTTGTCATCTCCCGCTCCACTTTCCCCAGCCAGGGCCAGTACTCAGGGCACTGGCTGGGCGACAACCGGAGCCAGTGGAAGGACATGTATTACTCCATCCCAG ggcTGCTGAGCTTCAGCCTCTTCGGCATCCCGCTGGTTGGGGCGGACATCTGCGGCTTCTCCGGCAGCACCTCGGAGGAGCTGTGCACCCGCTGGATGCAGCTGGGTGCCTTCTACCCCTTCGCCCGCAACCACAACACCCAGAACGAGAAG GCCCAGGACCCGACAGTATTCAGCCCAGCGGCGAGGACGGCCATGAAGGACGTGCTGCTGACCCGCTactccctcctgcccttcctctaCACCCTCTTCCACCGTGCCCACCTGCAAGGGGACACCGTTGCTCGGCCCTTGTTCTTTGA GTTCCCACGGGATGTGGCCACCTTGGGGCTGGacaggcagttcctgtggggcCGGAGCCTGCTGGTGACACCGGTGCTGGAACCCGGAGTGGACTCGGTCATGGGCTACGTCCCCCGAGGCGTGTGGTACGACTTCTACACG GGCTCCTCAGTGAACAGCAGCGGGGAGATGCTGAAGATGTCAGCTCCCCTGGAGCACCTCAACCTGCATGTCCGGGAGGGCGCGATCCTGCCCACCCAG AAACCGGAGACCACCAGCGAGGCGACCCGAAGGAATCCCCTGCGCCTCATCGTGGCCTTGTCCCAGAGTGGCACTGCCTGGGGGGACCTCTTCTGGGACGATGGCGAGAGCCTGGGCACCTTTGAGCGGGGCAGCTACTCCTACCTGGTGTTCAACGTCACACAG AACATCTTCACCTCCACTGTCCTTCACGCCAGTGCCGAGGCCACCGAAGTCACCATTGGCACCCTGAGCATCTTTGGGGTGCAGGAGCCACCCAGCAAAGTCCTCCTGAACGGCCAGGAGAAGCCCTTCTCCTACCTGGGCAACCAG GTTCTCACCGTGAGCGACCTCGGCCTCAGCCTCAGCCAGGGCTTCACCCTGCGGTGGCTGTGA
- the LOC134519261 gene encoding lysosomal alpha-glucosidase-like isoform X1 yields MSRGDTCIARTMKSYQKLRTAGPQPAACRVEEEGAGPMPAGCGKLAPWWVGSGLLVAAVLLSAITVWVLRQVSGGWPGPALPPKCLLVPESHRFDCYPERQVVVTQELCESRGCCFIETPPPAGAKRGVPWCFYPPDFPSYTLESLNQTALGMVGLLVRREKAYYPRDIERLRLDVEFETDTRLHIKITDAANPRYEVPLEVPRAMKRAENPIYSLDFSRDPFGLLLRRRATGTVLLNTTVAPLIFADQFLQIATLLPSRFLYGLGEHRGPLLHSLDWSTLTLWARDVSPTESFNLYGAHPFYLLMEEGGDAHGVFLLNSNAMEVALQPAPALTWRTIGGVLDFYIFLGPDPNMVIQQYQQVIGFPAMPPLWALGFHLCRWGYGSSNETWQTARAMRNYQIPQDAQWNDIDYMDGYRDFTIDPQKFASLPSLVEDLHKHGQRYVMILDPGISSTNPHGSYWPFDEGLRRGLFLNTTQGQPLIGQVWPGFTAFADFSNPDTQQWWLENLQRFHAHVPFDGLWIDMNEPSNFMDGSEDGCPPGELDSPPYTPAVLGDSLSAKTVCASAKQKASVHYNLHNLYGLMEAKATASALIQIRGKRPLVISRSTFPSQGQYSGHWLGDNRSQWKDMYYSIPGLLSFSLFGIPLVGADICGFSGSTSEELCTRWMQLGAFYPFARNHNTQNEKAQDPTVFSPAARTAMKDVLLTRYSLLPFLYTLFHRAHLQGDTVARPLFFEFPRDVATLGLDRQFLWGRSLLVTPVLEPGVDSVMGYVPRGVWYDFYTGSSVNSSGEMLKMSAPLEHLNLHVREGAILPTQKPETTSEATRRNPLRLIVALSQSGTAWGDLFWDDGESLGTFERGSYSYLVFNVTQNIFTSTVLHASAEATEVTIGTLSIFGVQEPPSKVLLNGQEKPFSYLGNQVLTVSDLGLSLSQGFTLRWL; encoded by the exons ATGTCAAGAGGAGACACGTGTAT CGCCAGGACGATGAAGTCGTACCAGAAGCTGAGGACGGCGGGGCCGCAGCCGgcggcatgccgggtggaggaggaaggagccggcCCGATGCCCGCCGGCTGTGGGAAGCTGGCCCCGTGGTGGGTGGGCAGCGGGCTGCTGGTGGCCGCCGTGCTGCTGAGCGCCATCACTGTCTGGGTGCTGCGGCAAGTATCGGGGGGCTGGCCCGGACCCGCGCTGCCCCCCAAATGTCTGCTGGTACCCGAAAGCCACCGCTTTGACTGCTACCCGGAGCGACAGGTGGTGGTCACCCAGGAGCTCTGCGAAAGCCGGGGGTGCTGCTTCATCGAGACCCCTCCGCCAGCGGGGGCCAAGCGGGGGGTGCCCTGGTGCTTCTACCCCCCCGACTTCCCCAGCTACACCCTGGAGAGCCTCAACCAGACGGCGCTGGGCATGGTGGGGCTGCTGGTGCGGAGGGAGAAGGCCTATTACCCCCGGGACATCGAGAGGTTGAGGCTGGACGTGGAGTTTGAGACAGACACGCGGCTGCACATCAAG ATAACGGATGCGGCCAACCCGCGGTACGAGGTTCCCCTCGAGGTTCCCCGGGCCATGAAGAGAGCGGAAAACCCCATCTACAGCCTGGACTTCTCCCGGGACCCCTTTGGGCTGCTGCTGCGGCGCAGGGCGACGGGGACGGTGCT GCTCAACACCACCGTGGCCCCCTTGATCTTCGCTGACCAGTTTCTCCAGATCGCCACGTTGCTCCCGTCCAGGTTCCTCTACGGGCTGGGGGAGCACCGTGGCCCCCTCCTACACAGCCTGGACTGGAGCACCCTCACGCTGTGGGCACGCGACGTCTCTCCCACG GAATCATTCAACCTCTACGGCGCTCATCCCTTCTACCTGCTGATGGAGGAGGGCGGAGATGCTCACGGGGTTTTCCTCCTCAACAGCAACGCGATGG AGGTGGCcctgcagccagctccagccctgaccTGGAGGACCATCGGGGGGGTGCTGGATTTTTACATCTTCCTGGGGCCTGACCCCAACATGGTCATCCAGCAGTACCAGCAGGTGATAG GATTCCCGGCCATGCCGCCCCTCTGGGCGCTCGGCTTCCACCTCTGCCGCTGGGGCTACGGATCCAGCAACGAGACCTGGCAGACTGCAAGAGCCATGAGGAACTACCAGATCCCCCAG GATGCACAGTGGAATGACATCGATTACATGGACGGGTACCGGGACTTCACCATCGATCCCCAGAAGTTTGCCTCCCTCCCCTCGCTGGTGGAAGACCTCCACAAACACGGGCAGCGCTACGTTATGATCTTG GATCCCGGCATCAGCAGCACTAACCCTCACGGCTCCTACTGGCCTTTCGATGAAGGCTTGAGACGGGGCTTGTTCCTCAACACCACCCAAGGGCAGCCGCTCATCGGGCAG GTCTGGCCCGGTTTCACTGCCTTCGCAGACTTCTCCAACCCGGACACGCAACAGTGGTGGCTGGAGAACCTGCAGCGCTTCCATGCCCACGTGCCCTTCGATGGCCTCTGGATC GACATGAATGAGCCATCCAACTTCATGGATGGGTCTGAAGACGGCTGCCCCCCGGGAGAGCTCGACAGCCCACCGTACACACCGG ccGTGCTGGGCGATTCCCTCTCTGCGAAGACGGTGTGTGCCTCGGCGAAGCAGAAAGCCTCAGTGCACTACAACCTCCACAACCTCTACGGGCTGATGGAAGCCAAAGCCACGGCGAG TGCCTTGATCCAGATCCGGGGGAAGCGCCCCCTTGTCATCTCCCGCTCCACTTTCCCCAGCCAGGGCCAGTACTCAGGGCACTGGCTGGGCGACAACCGGAGCCAGTGGAAGGACATGTATTACTCCATCCCAG ggcTGCTGAGCTTCAGCCTCTTCGGCATCCCGCTGGTTGGGGCGGACATCTGCGGCTTCTCCGGCAGCACCTCGGAGGAGCTGTGCACCCGCTGGATGCAGCTGGGTGCCTTCTACCCCTTCGCCCGCAACCACAACACCCAGAACGAGAAG GCCCAGGACCCGACAGTATTCAGCCCAGCGGCGAGGACGGCCATGAAGGACGTGCTGCTGACCCGCTactccctcctgcccttcctctaCACCCTCTTCCACCGTGCCCACCTGCAAGGGGACACCGTTGCTCGGCCCTTGTTCTTTGA GTTCCCACGGGATGTGGCCACCTTGGGGCTGGacaggcagttcctgtggggcCGGAGCCTGCTGGTGACACCGGTGCTGGAACCCGGAGTGGACTCGGTCATGGGCTACGTCCCCCGAGGCGTGTGGTACGACTTCTACACG GGCTCCTCAGTGAACAGCAGCGGGGAGATGCTGAAGATGTCAGCTCCCCTGGAGCACCTCAACCTGCATGTCCGGGAGGGCGCGATCCTGCCCACCCAG AAACCGGAGACCACCAGCGAGGCGACCCGAAGGAATCCCCTGCGCCTCATCGTGGCCTTGTCCCAGAGTGGCACTGCCTGGGGGGACCTCTTCTGGGACGATGGCGAGAGCCTGGGCACCTTTGAGCGGGGCAGCTACTCCTACCTGGTGTTCAACGTCACACAG AACATCTTCACCTCCACTGTCCTTCACGCCAGTGCCGAGGCCACCGAAGTCACCATTGGCACCCTGAGCATCTTTGGGGTGCAGGAGCCACCCAGCAAAGTCCTCCTGAACGGCCAGGAGAAGCCCTTCTCCTACCTGGGCAACCAG GTTCTCACCGTGAGCGACCTCGGCCTCAGCCTCAGCCAGGGCTTCACCCTGCGGTGGCTGTGA
- the MAFK gene encoding transcription factor MafK isoform X2, translated as MVAPTRRLRPGVAISEQFCPEDCAQVMTTNPKPNKALKVKEESGENAPVLSDDELVSMSVRELNQHLRGLTKEEVIRLKQRRRTLKNRGYAASCRIKRVTQKEELERQRVELQQEVEKLARENSSMKLELDALRSKYEALQTFARTVARGPITPTKVATTSVITIVKSAEISSSSVPFSAAS; from the exons atggtAGCGCCTACTCGGCGCCTCCGGCCTGGAG ttgcaATTTCTGAGCAGTTTTGTCCGGAAGACTGTGCTCAGGTTATGACGACTAATCCCAAACCGAACAAGGCATTAAAG GTAAAGGAGGAGTCAGGAGAGAATGCCCCAGTGCTGAGTGATGATGAACTCGTGTCAATGTCTGTACGGGAGCTGAACCAGCACCTGAGGGGTCTCACCAAAGAGGAGGTCATCCGTCTGAAGCAGCGGAGGCGCACGCTGAAGAACCGGGGCTACGCCGCCAGCTGCCGCATCAAGCGGGTGACTCAgaaagaggagctggagaggcagcGGGTCGAGCTGCAGCAAGAGGTGGAGAAGCTGGCCAGAGAGAACAGCAGCATGAAGCTAGAGCTGGACGCCTTGCGCTCCAAGTACGAAGCACTCCAGACCTTTGCTCGTACCGTGGCGCGAGGGCCCATCACCCCGACCAAAGTTGCCACCACCAGTGTCATCACCATTGTGAAATCAGCCGAAATCTCGTCCAGTTCTGTGCCGTTCTCAGCAGCGTCCTAG
- the MAFK gene encoding transcription factor MafK isoform X1, producing MTTNPKPNKALKVKEESGENAPVLSDDELVSMSVRELNQHLRGLTKEEVIRLKQRRRTLKNRGYAASCRIKRVTQKEELERQRVELQQEVEKLARENSSMKLELDALRSKYEALQTFARTVARGPITPTKVATTSVITIVKSAEISSSSVPFSAAS from the exons ATGACGACTAATCCCAAACCGAACAAGGCATTAAAG GTAAAGGAGGAGTCAGGAGAGAATGCCCCAGTGCTGAGTGATGATGAACTCGTGTCAATGTCTGTACGGGAGCTGAACCAGCACCTGAGGGGTCTCACCAAAGAGGAGGTCATCCGTCTGAAGCAGCGGAGGCGCACGCTGAAGAACCGGGGCTACGCCGCCAGCTGCCGCATCAAGCGGGTGACTCAgaaagaggagctggagaggcagcGGGTCGAGCTGCAGCAAGAGGTGGAGAAGCTGGCCAGAGAGAACAGCAGCATGAAGCTAGAGCTGGACGCCTTGCGCTCCAAGTACGAAGCACTCCAGACCTTTGCTCGTACCGTGGCGCGAGGGCCCATCACCCCGACCAAAGTTGCCACCACCAGTGTCATCACCATTGTGAAATCAGCCGAAATCTCGTCCAGTTCTGTGCCGTTCTCAGCAGCGTCCTAG